In a genomic window of Acipenser ruthenus chromosome 41, fAciRut3.2 maternal haplotype, whole genome shotgun sequence:
- the LOC117433945 gene encoding IgGFc-binding protein-like, producing the protein MGTLRLLPSFAALLLCGLCSAGPAGKEFATVFMQNYLPNYGSPRIQIQISAFHPDTRVKVSVYKTSFQEERVLGAGQGATIQMPTNIELSGSGKCSNTVLITATKEITVVSLNYKHLSADTAVIYPVDEWGTEYYTFTPLVSPMGTYKEIAITNYKERNTVDVYLKGAVQFENRVYPPGSKLTISLEPYESVQLQSVHDLSGSRVVSRLPVAVSSGHTCTWKNTKCNHVYEQLIPVAKWGNNFIVPPLSFQTKYDTVYLTASQPTEIQVQAGLQSRSFSLSEGQVFELQVKNPYPYYITASKGIQVLFLASGDNLPDGTMFDPFLMTILATDHFCTSYTLEGQAEFKNIAIIVARSDALSGLKFDNSNLPSNVQWRAITKTEFSLTEVSYTGGAGRHTIVHPKSPFAVYSIGTAQMNGYGAPAPCGLEVPINCQSVTCSANERCEMKDGYPSCVADKKGICWAWGDPHYHTFDGRNFDFQGTCTYTISKTCGSDKGLPEFEIEAKNENRGSSRVSFVFMVTIKVHGYTITAVRSDIGRVRVNYRLGYLPISLDDGKVLIYQSGQSFLLVSDFGLQVQYDWEHYLVVTLSSSYAGKVCGMCGNFNGNPSDDFATPSGSQAPNSLDFGSSWKVAGFADEGFCRDDCDGKCQACEHSFIKRFESELFCGLLTRIIDGPFHMCQKVIDPKIYFDNCIYDLCMTDGHRHFLCRSLQVYAEACQRAGIVVYDWRIVAKCPASCPENSHYEQCGNACPSTCSDPKAASKCTSPCIESCQCNSGFVLSAGKCVPESRCGCSYEGRHVPAGEKFWGDDSCKKLCFCNPNTGKAECKDTGCRSGEQCSVVDGVRDCHPVTYSTCSAAGDPHYLTFDGRRFDFMGTCVYQLVGVCSTDPSLIPFDVQVQNDFRGNKVVSYTKLVQVTVYGQTIVMSRENYGKVMVNGELTNLPVYLSDGRVVVYRRGWYGIVHTDFDLTVAFDWNSRVSVTLPSTYAGVVCGLCGNYNRKPQDDLQMKNGRMTDNPTDFGQSWRVAEIPGCVHGCKGTCPDCDITQKNQYQTKEYCGIINDPKGPFRDCHAKVNPTGYFDDCVYDVCLFKGLQSSLCQAVTSYTSACQDAGAKVYPWRSDKFCRPNCAKNSHYEVCANGCSATCHSLSAPVGCQNLCTEGCACDNGFILSGEQCVPMSECGCLYKNKYYKIEEVFYPSGLCQEICTCQKDGKVECLKFSCGANEECKVANGVRKCQPIGEATCSASGDPHYTSFDGLRFDFQGTCTYTLAKACGIEGDSHLTGFSVEVENEKWGNGKVAVTKLVAVEIYGNTLILKAGKKGLIMLDGVWNNLPVSLDSGRVRAYQHGVNVIIETDFGLRVTYDLVYHATVTVPGNYRDKMCGLCGNYNGNRKDEFRLPNGREASDIKTFGEAWKVSIPGVVCSSGCDGSTCPVCDKNRQAIFEKPNYCGIINDPKGPLAACYVKISPENYFSNCIYDLCMSNGDTKVLCHSIQSYVTACQALGVDIKSWRTPSFCPMTCPANSHYDVCPEVCSITCAGITDVSKCPAQCAEGCACDDGYFFDGEGCVTMDNCGCFENGHYYQPGEVVITDNCKQKCSCSPMGGLVCEEISCPKDTKCEIKNGIRACYNTDPCKVANCRAKETCKVEKGEAVCVPQYTGTCWAWGDPHYHTFDGYNYDFQGTCTYTISKTSGNDTGLVPFSIEEKNDNRGSTAVSYVKLVFISVYGYTVTMEKFQYGKVQVNGEVLNLPVTLDDGKIRLFQSGLSAVLETDFGMRVSYDWNWYLLIQLPSSYYDSVSGLCGNFNGNIKDEMREPDGKQVSNIIDWAKSWRVKDRDLFCWDYCKGNCPTCEESSRKLYESETYCGILTKAVDGVFRECHVKIDPRDFFDSCVYDVCLNKGAKALLCQSLAAYASTCLKEGIVVKEWRKLTGCSMKCQENSHYDACASPCPQTCPFPENSPVCKGTCVESCQCDQGYALSGEKCVPAASCGCSYQGRYYEPRQKFWADESCHVSCECDTSLKMVVCKEASCKSSEQCKVVDGVRGCHPLSYSTCTAAGDPHYLTFDGKLYNFMGTCIYEFVKLCSKDTGLTPFSVKVQNDNRGSKVVSFTKVVTVDIFGMTVTISKDYPYKILVNDQFVSLPFYYEEKMSIFRSGWTAVLKTDFGLQVTFDWNSVITVTLPSTYQGAVCGLCGNFNKNPADDMKMPGGNLESNDVKFGDSWRVGLVPGCSAECTGPWCQICSDSQKKVYQAERYCGLITSKSGPFRDCLAKIDPSGFIENCMYDACQYQGHHTAVCDAVAAYATACQNEGITIYSWRSQTFCPATCPRNSHYEVCATGCPVTCHSLSSPKMCQLPCKEGCQCDNGFLLSGDECVPIAECGCVYGDQYYKKCEVFYPKGKCEEQCKCSEDGAVTCKKFSCGANEECKVVNGVQGCHPVGQGKCVASGDPHYISFDGLRFNFMGTCTYTLAKLCDQEDRLRPFSVDVENVPYGNGKVSVTKMVKVVVYDYVITINQGMRWKVIVDDEVFHLPLSLNKGRVTINQEGWNVIVQTDFGLRVLYDAVYYVEVIVPGNYRSKMCGLCGNFNANQKDEFLLPNGRVAENADVFGAGWRVDIPGVACNDGCGKNCPLCDQGKTAVYGNDNYCGMIKSITGPFQACHSKVKPEPYFEDCVFDVCAVDGDKDMLCKSLQAYAVACQAVGVEIKPWRTKQLCPVSCPANSHYELCADTCSTSCSALVAASTCTNGCFEGCQCDNGFVYDGDKCVSMDTCGCIYDGKYMKAGENIVAKGCTEKYTCHATGAVTSEPLTCPAAEYCGVKDGVRGCQKKEGTCTVKPGAHLHSFDGMEGKISSGGAFEISSLCNQSSEEWFRIVVDVRTCTQNSIAGAVTVYVFFGNTYIAVNNEHETWVNGKKVSLPAKLENEISVHISSKLIIIERKSNVRVTYSITQEVTVTVSAHLASQVCGACGNFNGNGGDDMTSSTGKISINVHEVIDSWKAKDHSSCGL; encoded by the exons ATGGGGACTTTACGTTTACTGCCTTCTTTTGCTGCCCTCCTACTCTGTG GCCTCTGCTCAGCTGGTCCAGCTGGGAAAGAGTTTGCCACAGTTTTTATGCAAAATTATCTTCCCAACTATGGTAGCCCTCGCATCCAGATCCAGATCTCAGCCTTCCACCCTGACACCAGGGTTAAGGTTTCCGTTTACAAAACCAGTTTCCAGGAGGAGCGTGTGCTCGGGGCAGGCCAGGGCGCCACGATTCAGATGCCCACGAACATTGAGCTGAGCGGCAGTGGCAAGTGCAGCAACACGGTCCTCATCACTGCCACCAAGGAGATCACCGTGGTGTCCCTCAACTACAAGCACCTTTCAGCCGACACAGCCGTCATCTACCCAGTGGATGAGTGGGGTACCGAGTACTACACCTTCACTCCCCTGGTCTCCCCGATGGGCACCTACAAGGAGATCGCCATCACCAACTACAAGGAGCGCAACACCGTGGATGTGTACCTGAAGGGGGCGGTGCAGTTTGAAAACCGTGTGTACCCACCAGGCAGCAAGCTGACCATCAGCCTCGAACCGTACGAGAGTGTCCAGCTGCAGAGCGTCCATGATCTGTCCGGCAGTCGCGTTGTGTCCAGGCTGCCGGTGGCCGTCTCCAGTGGCCATACCTGCACGTGGAAGAACACCAAGTGCAACCACGTTTACGAGCAGCTGATCCCTGTCGCCAAGTGGGGCAACAATTTCATAGTCCCCCCTCTCAGCTTCCAGACCAAGTACGACACTGTATATCTCACCGCCTCCCAGCCCACTGAAATCCAGGTTCAGGCTGGACTACAGAGTCGATCATTCAGCCTCAGTGAGGGGCAGGTCTTTGAGTTGCAGGTCAAAAACCCCTATCCTTATTACATCACCGCCTCCAAAGGTATCCAGGTCCTGTTTCTGGCCAGCGGTGACAATTTACCTGACGGCACCATGTTTGACCCCTTCCTGATGACCATTTTAGCCACTGACCACTTTTGCACCTCCTACACTCTGGAAGGACAGGCAGAGTTCAAGAACATAGCCATCATAGTGGCACGCAGCGATGCCCTAAGTGGACTCAAGTTTGACAACAGCAATCTGCCAAGCAATGTGCAGTGGAGGGCAATAACAAAAACCGAGTTCTCCTTGACTGAAGTTTCCTACACTGGTGGTGCTGGTAGACACACTATCGTCCACCCCAAATCCCCCTTCGCTGTCTATAGTATTGGTACAGCACAGATGAATGGATACGGCGCACCAGCACCGTGCGGCTTAGAAG TTCCTATAAATTGTCAGAGCGTGACATGCAGTGCAAACGAGCGATGTGAGATGAAGGATGGCTATCCTAGCTGCGTGGCTGACAAGAAGGGGATCTGCTGGGCATGGGGTGACCCCCACTATCACACTTTCGATGGCCGCAACTTTGACTTCCAAGGCACCTGCACTTATACCATCTCCAAGACCTGTGGCAGCGACAAAGGGCTCCCAGAATTCGAAATCGAGGCCAAGAATGAAAACCGCGGCAGCTCTCGCGTCTCCTTTGTCTTCATGGTTACTATCAAAGTACATGGCTACACCATCACTGCAGTCCGGTCGGACATTGGCCGTGTCAGG GTGAACTACAGGCTCGGGTACCTGCCCATCAGTCTGGATGATGGGAAAGTGCTGATATACCAGAGTGGTCAGTCTTTCCTCCTGGTAAGCGACTTTGGCCTGCAGGTTCAATATGACTGGGAGCACTACCTGGTTGTCACCCTTTCCAGCAGCTATGCCGGGAAAGTGTGTGGCATGTGTGGCAACTTCAACGGCAATCCGAGCGACGACTTTGCCACACCCAGCGGCTCCCAGGCGCCCAACTCCCTGGACTTCGGGAGCAGCTGGAAGGTCGCTGGGTTCGCTGACGAGGGATTCTGCAGAGACGACTGTGATGGGAAGTGTCAGGCGTGCGAGCACAGCTTCATCAAGCGATTCGAGAGCGAGCTGTTCTGCGGACTCCTAACCCGCATCATCGATGGACCATTCCACATGTGCCAAAAGGTCATCGACCCCAAGATCTACTTTGACAACTGCATCTACGACCTGTGCATGACTGACGGCCACCGGCACTTCCTCTGCCGATCCCTGCAGGTGTACGCAGAGGCCTGCCAGCGTGCCGGCATTGTGGTGTACGACTGgaggattgtggcaaagtgcc CCGCCTCCTGCCCAGAGAACAGTCACTATGAGCAGTGCGGCAATGCCTGCCCCTCCACCTGCAGTGACCCTAAAGCCGCCTCTAAGTGCACGTCCCCCTGCATAGAGAGCTGCCAGTGTAACTCTGGCTTTGTGCTGAGCGCAGGGAAGTGCGTCCCAGAGTCACGCTGTGGCTGCAGTTATGAGGGCCGCCACGTCCCCGCAGGAGAGAAATTCTGGGGAGACGACAGCTGCAAGAAACTGTGCTTCTGCAACCCCAACACAGGCAAGGCAGAGTGCAAGGACACAGGCTGCCGCTCCGGcgagcagtgcagtgtggtggacGGGGTGAGGGATTGCCACCCGGTGACCTACAGCACCTGCTCCGCGGCCGGCGACCCCCACTACCTGACCTTTGACGGCCGGCGGTTTGACTTCATGGGTACCTGCGTCTACCAGCTGGTCGGAGTCTGCTCCACGGATCCCAGTCTGATCCCCTTTGATGTGCAAGTGCAGAACGATTTCAGAGGCAACAAGGTGGTCTCCTACACCAAACTGGTTCAGGTTACCGTATACGGACAGACAATCGTCATGAGCAGAGAGAACTACGGGAAAGTCATG GTGAACGGGGAGCTGACGAACCTGCCAGTGTACCTGAGTGATGGTCGGGTGGTGGTGTACCGCAGAGGCTGGTACGGCATCGTGCACACTGACTTCGACCTGACAGTGGCCTTCGACTGGAACAGCAGAGTCTCTGTCACCCTGCCCAGCACCTACGCCGGAGTCGTGTGTGGCCTCTGTGGAAACTACAACCGCAAGCCCCAGGATGACCTACAAATGAAAAATGGACGGATGACCGACAACCCTACCGATTTTGGCCAGAGCTGGCGTGTTGCTGAGATCCCCGGCTGCGTCCACGGGTGCAAGGGCACCTGCCCCGACTGTGACATCACCCAGAAGAATCAGTACCAGACCAAAGAGTACTGCGGCATTATCAACGACCCCAAGGGGCCCTTCCGTGACTGCCACGCTAAGGTGAACCCAACCGGTTACTTCGATGACTGCGTGTATGATGTCTGCCTCTTCAAGGGCCTCCAGTCTTCCCTGTGTCAGGCCGTCACCAGCTATACCTCCGCCTGCCAGGATGCAGGGGCCAAGGTCTATCCCTGGAGATCCGACAAGTTCTGTC GTCCCAACTGTGCCAAGAACAGCCACTACGAGGTGTGTGCCAATGGCTGCTCTGCGACCTGCCACAGCCTCTCAGCCCCTGTTGGCTGCCAAAACCTGTGTACAGAGGGCTGTGCCTGTGACAATGGCTTCATCCTGAGTGGTGAACAATGTGTGCCCATGTCTGAGTGTGGATGCTTGTACAAGAACAAGTACTACAAAATCGAAGAGGTCTTCTACCCCAGTGGGCTCTGCCAGGAAATCTGCACGTGCCAGAAGGACGGCAAGGTAGAGTGCCTCAAGTTCTCATGCGGCGCAAACGAGGAGTGCAAAGTGGCAAACGGCGTGAGGAAGTGCCAGCCGATTGGAGAGGCTACATGCTCTGCTTCCGGAGACCCGCATTACACCTCTTTCGACGGGCTGAGGTTCGACTTCCAGGGTACCTGCACCTACACGCTGGCCAAAGCCTGCGGCATTGAAGGTGACTCCCATTTGACAGGTTTCTCGGTGGAGGTGGAGAACGAGAAGTGGGGCAATGGCAAGGTGGCCGTTACCAAGCTGGTCGCCGTGGAGATTTATGGGAACACGCTGATCCTGAAGGCAGGGAAAAAGGGCCTGATCATG CTGGACGGCGTGTGGAACAACCTCCCAGTCAGCCTGGACAGTGGCAGAGTGCGGGCTTACCAGCATGGAGTCAATGTGATCATCGAGACCGACTTTGGCCTCAGAGTCACTTATGACCTTGTCTACCACGCCACAGTCACCGTGCCCGGCAACTACCGCGACAAGATGTGTGGCCTCTGCGGCAACTACAACGGGAACCGGAAAGACGAGTTCCGCCTGCCCAACGGCAGGGAAGCGTCTGATATCAAGACCTTTGGAGAAGCGTGGAAGGTCAGCATCCCAGGCGTGGTCTGTTCCTCTGGCTGTGACGGCAGTACCTGCCCCGTGTGTGACAAGAACAGACAGGCGATCTTCGAAAAGCCCAATTACTGTGGCATCATCAACGACCCCAAGGGCCCGCTCGCCGCATGCTACGTCAAGATCAGCCCTGAGAATTACTTCAGCAACTGCATCTACGATCTGTGCATGTCTAATGGTGATACCAAAGTGCTCTGTCACAGCATCCAGTCCTACGTCACGGCCTGCCAGGCTCTTGGGGTGGATATTAAGAGCTGGAGAACTCCGTCCTTCTGCC CAATGACATGTCCAGCAAACAGTCACTATGATGTCTGTCCTGAGGTTTGCTCCATTACATGTGCGGGAATCACTGACGTCAGCAAGTGCCCAGCCCAATGTGCTGAGGGGTGTGCCTGTGACGATGGGTACTTCTTCGACGGAGAGGGATGTGTCACTATGGACAACTGCGGCTGCTTTGAAAATGGACATTATTACCAG CCTGGCGAAGTGGTCATTACTGACAACTGTAAGCAGAAATGTTCTTGCTCACCAATGGGTGGTCTTGTCTGCGAGGAGATCTCATGTCCCAAAGATACTAAGTGTGAAATCAAAAATGGAATCAGGGCATGCTACAACACAG ATCCATGCAAAGTAGCAAATTGCCGTGCAAAGGAGACCTGCAAAGTGGAGAAGGGAGAGGCGGTGTGTGTGCCTCAGTACACTGGCACCTGCTGGGCCTGGGGAGACCCCCATTACCACACCTTCGATGGCTACAACTACGATTTCCAGGGCACCTGCACCTATACCATCTCCAAGACATCCGGGAACGATACCGGGCTGGTCCCCTTCTCTATCGAGGAGAAGAACGACAACCGTGGCAGCACCGCCGTCTCCTACGTCAAGCTGGTGTTCATCTCTGTGTACGGCTACACCGTGACGATGGAGAAGTTTCAGTATGGAAAGGTCCAG GTAAATGGTGAGGTGCTGAATTTGCCGGTGACGCTCGATGATGGCAAGATCAGACTTTTCCAGAGCGGCTTGAGTGCCGTGCTGGAAACAGATTTCGGTATGCGGGTTTCCTATGACTGGAACTGGTACCTGCTCATCCAACTGCCCAGCAGCTACTACGACAGTGTAAGTGGCCTCTGTGGCAACTTCAATGGCAACATCAAGGATGAAATGAGAGAGCCTGATGGCAAACAAGTCTCCAACATCATCGATTGGGCCAAGAGCTGGCGGGTGAAGGACCGGGACCTCTTCTGTTGGGACTACTGCAAGGGCAACTGCCCTACATGCGAAGAGAGCTCACGCAAGCTGTACGAGAGCGAGACCTACTGTGGGATCCTTACCAAGGCGGTGGATGGAGTTTTCCGCGAGTGCCACGTCAAAATCGATCCAAGGGACTTCTTCGACAGTTGTGTCTATGATGTGTGTCTGAACAAAGGTGCCAAGGCACTTCTGTGTCAGTCGTTGGCTGCCTACGCCAGCACCTGCTTGAAAGAGGGAATTGTCGTGAAGGAATGGAGGAAACTAACTGGGTGTT CTATGAAATGCCAGGAAAATAGCCACTATGACGCCTGTGCCAGCCCCTGCCCACAGACCTGCCCTTTCCCAGAAAACAGTCCGGTCTGCAAAGGCACCTGTGTGGAGTCCTGTCAGTGCGACCAGGGCTATGCACTGAGCGGAGAGAAATGCGTGCCAGCTGCCAGCTGCGGCTGTTCTTACCAGGGCCGCTACTACGAGCCAAGGCAGAAATTCTGGGCCGACGAAAGCTGCCACGTGAGCTGCGAGTGCGACACCTCCCTAAAGATGGTGGTTTGCAAAGAGGCCAGCTGCAAATCCAGTGAGCAGTGCAAGGTGGTGGATGGAGTGAGAGGATGCCACCCACTCAGCTACTCCACATGCACAGCCGCTGGAGACCCCCACTACCTCACCTTCGATGGCAAGCTGTATAACTTCATGGGTACATGCATCTATGAGTTTGTGAAACTCTGTTCCAAGGATACGGGCCTCACCCCCTTTAGCGTCAAGGTGCAGAATGACAACCGCGGGAGCAAAGTCGTCTCCTTCACCAAAGTAGTGACCGTAGATATATTCGGTATGACGGTTACCATCAGCAAGGACTACCCCTACAAGATACTA GTTAACGATCAGTTTGTGTCCTTGCCGTTCTATTATGAAGAAAAGATGTCAATTTTCCGCAGCGGCTGGACAGCGGTGCTGAAGACTGACTTTGGACTGCAGGTGACTTTTGACTGGAACAGCGTGATCACCGTCACCTTGCCCAGCACCTACCAAGGCGCTGTCTGTGGCCTCTGTGGCAACTTCAACAAGAATCCCGCTGATGACATGAAGATGCCCGGAGGAAATTTGGAATCCAATGATGTGAAGTTTGGCGACAGCTGGAGAGTGGGTCTGGTGCCAGGCTGCTCAGCAGAATGCACAGGTCCCTGGTGCCAAATCTGCTCCGATTCCCAGAAGAAAGTGTACCAGGCGGAGCGCTACTGTGGCCTGATCACAAGCAAGTCCGGCCCATTCCGCGACTGCCTTGCTAAAATAGACCCCAGTGGTTTTATTGAAAACTGCATGTATGATGCCTGCCAATACCAGGGCCACCACACAGCCGTCTGTGATGCTGTGGCTGCCTATGCCACTGCCTGTCAGAATGAAGGCATTACCATCTACTCATGGAGGAGCCAGACCTTCTGCC CTGCCACCTGTCCCAGAAACAGTCACTACGAGGTTTGCGCGACAGGCTGCCCTGTCACCTGCCATAGCCTGTCCTCCCCCAAGATGTGCCAATTGCCCTGCAAGGAGGGCTGCCAGTGCGACAACGGCTTCCTTTTGAGCGGGGATGAGTGCGTGCCCATTGCGGAGTGTGGCTGCGTGTATGGTGACCAGTACTACAAAAAGTGTGAGGTATTCTACCCCAAGGGTAAGTGTGAGGAGCAGTGCAAGTGCAGCGAGGACGGCGCTGTCACCTGCAAGAAGTTCTCCTGCGGGGCCAACGAGGAGTGCAAGGTGGTGAATGGCGTGCAAGGGTGCCACCCCGTAGGGCAAGGCAAGTGCGTGGCCTCCGGAGACCCTCATTACATTTCCTTTGACGGCCTCAGGTTCAACTTTATGGGCACCTGCACATACACTCTGGCCAAGCTGTGCGACCAAGAGGACAGGCTCCGGCCTTTCTCCGTGGACGTTGAGAACGTGCCGTACGGGAATGGAAAGGTGTCCGTCACGAAGATGGTGAAGGTGGTGGTGTACGATTATGTCATCACCATAAACCAAGGGATGCGATGGAAAGTAATT GTGGATGATGAGGTGTTCCACCTGCCTCTGTCCCTCAATAAAGGAAGGGTCACGATCAACCAGGAGGGCTGGAACGTCATTGTCCAGACAGACTTCGGTCTGAGGGTGCTGTACGACGCTGTGTACTACGTAGAAGTAATCGTCCCCGGCAACTACCGTAGCAAGATGTGCGGCCTCTGCGGCAACTTCAATGCAAACCAGAAGGACGAATTCCTTCTGCCCAACGGCAGAGTGGCTGAGAACGCTGACGTCTTTGGGGCAGGATGGCGAGTGGACATCCCAGGGGTTGCGTGCAATGACGGCTGCGGCAAAAACTGCCCGCTCTGTGACCAGGGCAAGACAGCAGTCTACGGGAATGATAACTACTGCGGGATGATCAAGTCCATCACAGGTCCCTTCCAAGCCTGCCACTCAAAGGTCAAGCCAGAGCCCTACTTCGAAGACTGTGTCTTTGACGTCTGTGCCGTTGACGGGGATAAGGACATGCTGTGCAAGAGCCTCCAGGCCTACGCTGTCGCATGCCAGGCCGTCGGGGTGGAGATCAAACCCTGGAGAACAAAGCAATTGTGTC CTGTTTCCTGTCCAGCTAACAGCCACTACGAGCTGTGTGCCGACACCTGCAGCACCTCCTGCTCCGCACTCGTCGCGGCCTCAACCTGCACCAACGGCTGTTTTGAGGGCTGCCAGTGTGATAATGGGTTTGTTTATGATGGAGACAAGTGTGTGTCCATGGACACCTGTGGCTGCATCTATGATGGCAAATACATGAAG GCTGGCGAGAACATTGTGGCAAAGGGCTGTACTGAGAAATACACGTGCCACGCCACAGGGGCCGTGACTTCTGAGCCACTGACGTGCCCCGCCGCGGAGTACTGCGGGGTCAAGGATGGAGTGCGAGGCTGCCAGAAAAAAGAGGGAACTTGCACGGTGAAGCCTGGCGCTCATCTCCATTCCTTCGATGGGATGGAGGGCAAGATAAGCAGCGGAGGAGCCTTTGAGATCTCCTCGCTCTGCAACCAAAGCTCGGAGGAGTGGTTCCGCATTGTGGTGGACGTGCGGACCTGCACCCAGAACAGCATCGCCGGCGCCGTCACTGTCTACGTGTTCTTTGGGAACACCTACATTGCTGTGAACAATGAGCATGAAACTTGG GTGAACGGGAAGAAGGTATCCCTGCCCGCTAAGCTGGAGAACGAGATATCAGTCCACATTTCTAGCAAGCTGATAATCATTGAGCGGAAATCCAACGTGCGGGTGACCTACAGCATCACGCAGGAGGTGACTGTTACCGTGAGCGCGCATCTCGCCAGCCAGGTGTGTGGTGCTTGTGGAAACTTCAACGGCAATGGAGGCGATGACATGACGTCCTCCACCGGCAAAATCTCCATCAACGTCCACGAGGTCATCGACTCCTGGAAGGCCAAGGATCACTCAAGCTG CGGTCTGTAA